The stretch of DNA GGAGAACGGCATCCTCGATCCCTTCGAATCTCACATTTTTCGACGGATGCATGAATTCTACGATCTTATAACCTTTGAATTTTTTCGGAAGGGTGTTGAAGACAAGAATTTCATTTTCCTTCAGCCCGATTTTTTCCGACAGCCGCTTGGCGATCAGATTTTCGATGCTGTCCGCGATTTCATCGACCGCTTTCATCCGATGGAGGACGTCCGCGGCAACAGGATCCGTGACGCATCCGCCCATGCTGTCGTGGGCTTGCCCTTCCAACAGTTTTTTCCAGGCATGGGTCAACAGGTTCGTGCTGACCTCAATCCCGTTCGCCCGGGCGATGGCCATTAACGGTTCGATCCGCTTCAGCAGTTTTTGTTCCATCCGGAAATTGGTTCGCTTAATGTCATAGCGGACCGATCCGATCGACTTGTGGACGCGGGCGGTGCAGGGCTCCCGGAATTCCCCCTGATATTCTTCCAAATCTTTTTCCCCGCGCAACGTATCGATGAACGTTTCATAGGAACTGACCACATATTGGTCCTGGGATTTTTGATTGATGGACGCCAATTTCTGCGGTAAATCTTCAACGATGCGCAGCTGGTCTCCGCCCGAGGTGATCAGGAGCTCCTGCTGATCGGTTAATTTCTTCAATTTTTCCACGGCGGGGAACAGCCGTTTGTCGAGATACTCGTCGCTGTCATTAAGGAAGGCCGCGGCGCCGTACCCGTCCACCAGGTTGGCCGCGACGACGGCCTTTTCCCCGAGCCCTTTCCAAATGAAATACGGCCGCTTGACATGCTTTTGCAGATTGATGCCCCGCCAAAAGATGATGTTATCGATCCCGCAGTTTCTCAAGATCGTCGGCATTTGCGCGTTAAATCCGAAGGTATCGGGCAAGTAGCCGACCCGCATGGGATCGCCGTATTTTTTGCTTTCCTTGATCCCGATGGCCAGGTTGCGGATCATCGATTCCGCGTCGACAAAGAAGGCATCCGTTTGCGTGTACCAGGGGCCGATGGCCAATCGTTTTTGGCTGACGAGTTTTTTCACTTGCCCGGTCCGCTCGGGTCTGAGCTGCAAATATTCCTCAAGAATGGAGATTTGCCCGTCCAAGCAAAATTTCGCTTCCGGATTTTTTTCCAATTCGTCCAGAATTTCCGTGAAGACGTCGTCGCTCAAAACCAAGGCGTCGGAAGTGGTAAAGTACCATTCTCTGTCCCAGTGGGTGTGATTCACGACATGAACTTTTCTCATCTCAATCCTCCAATTTTTCTTTGACCAGTGAGTAAATCCTTTGCTGATCCCCTTGTTTCAGCTGGCTCCGGTATTCGTCATCCAGCAAAGACTTCGCGATTTTCGAGAGATACTTCAAATGTTCGGCAGCGGATTGTTCCGGGATGAGCAGGACGAAAGCGAATTGGACGGGCTGCCCGTCCAGTGTATCCCACGGGATGGGCAGCGTCTTAAAGATGAGCAAACGGGGTTCTTTGACCGTTTGATTTTTGCAATGGGGAATGGCAAACCCGTCCTGGAAGCCGGTGCTCTGTTGTTTTTCCCGTTCCAGCAGCCCTTGCAAACAGTCGGACTCGGAATGGACGTAGCCCAGTTCGGCCGCTTTTTTGGCGATGAGCCGCAAAAGCTGTTCTTTATTTTCCAGTTTTTCTTCCACCAAGAAAATATTTTTTTCCTGAAAGATTTCAGTCATTGGCGATCACTCTTTTTCTGAGAATGAATCTGTATAATAAAGCATTGACAAAGGCGCTGAACAAGATGAGCACAATCCACCACAGCCAGGAGAAGGCCGGTCCTGTCGTGTACCCGACGAAGGCGCCCAGCGGCGAACCGATTCCGCCGTAGAAGTGGATTCCTGCGGATGCGACCAACGCGCCGGCAAGACCCGAGGCAAGGGTGTTCGCAATGATCAACGACGGATGGGCGGCCGCAAACGGGATCGCGCCTTCCGTGACCCCGACCATCCCCATCACGAAGGCCGAAGTCCCGAGGGTGCGTTCTTCCAGGCTGAAATGTTTCTTGAACAGCCAGGTCGCAATTGCCGCGCCGAGCGGAGCCACCGAGATGGCCGCGCCTGTTGCCGCCTGGGGAATGGCGTTCACGCCTTCCGGACCGAATTGGTTCATGGTGTCGACGAAAATGGCCGAGCTGACCAACAGGGCCGTTTTATTCACCGGGCCGCCCAAGTCAAATCCCATCATCGCCCCCAAGATGGCGCCGTAAATAATGGGAGCGGCCGCATAGCTCTCGGTAATATGATTGATAAATTCATAAAGGGAATTCATGCCAAAGGCGATCGGCTGACCGATCAGATAATAAATCACGATATAGGAAACGAAGGTTGCGAGCAACGGGATGATCAGGATGGGAACAACCGGTTTTAAAAGCTTCGGCCAGGGAACTTTTTTCAGCAACAGGACGAGATAACCGACGCCAAAACCGACAATAATGGCACCGATGAACCCGGCTCCCGTTTCCGTTCCCAAAAATTTCGCATCATTGATCATATAACCCGCGATAAATGCAGGAGCTACAGCCGGCCTGTCGCCGATGGCCCGGGCGACACCCGCGGCAAAAATGGGAATCATCAAGGTGAACCCGATTTTACCAAGATCGAATAATTTGGAGAAAAATTCCCCTTTGGCGTCATCCGAGAATCCCCAAACGACCAGATCGGGATTGTTCGGATCGGGATGGAAGGCGAAAACAT from Caldibacillus debilis DSM 16016 encodes:
- a CDS encoding PTS sugar transporter subunit IIA, with the protein product MTEIFQEKNIFLVEEKLENKEQLLRLIAKKAAELGYVHSESDCLQGLLEREKQQSTGFQDGFAIPHCKNQTVKEPRLLIFKTLPIPWDTLDGQPVQFAFVLLIPEQSAAEHLKYLSKIAKSLLDDEYRSQLKQGDQQRIYSLVKEKLED
- a CDS encoding PTS fructose transporter subunit IIC — protein: MEIKRFVAVTGCAAGIAHTYMAQEALEKAAKELGIEAKVETQGTIGTENQLTKEDIEKADVVIIAADINIDKSRFIGKKVLEVDTNTALKDAKTLILTALDKAVLYSGKGTKVGGKIEIGTSTNKFVRYLMSGLTDMIPVTIAAGLLLAIANVFAFHPDPNNPDLVVWGFSDDAKGEFFSKLFDLGKIGFTLMIPIFAAGVARAIGDRPAVAPAFIAGYMINDAKFLGTETGAGFIGAIIVGFGVGYLVLLLKKVPWPKLLKPVVPILIIPLLATFVSYIVIYYLIGQPIAFGMNSLYEFINHITESYAAAPIIYGAILGAMMGFDLGGPVNKTALLVSSAIFVDTMNQFGPEGVNAIPQAATGAAISVAPLGAAIATWLFKKHFSLEERTLGTSAFVMGMVGVTEGAIPFAAAHPSLIIANTLASGLAGALVASAGIHFYGGIGSPLGAFVGYTTGPAFSWLWWIVLILFSAFVNALLYRFILRKRVIAND